The segment AATTCGATATCAGGGCATCCGTGTAGTCCTGTGAACAATATTTGAGAAAAGAAGTTATTATATCATTAGTATCATCACTTTTAAACCAGGGGACATAAGGAAGAAAAGGTTAAAAGTTGCTCTTTGAATCTCCTCCTTgaataaaaaggggaaaagtttaagtttaatgtattattaacaCACTGAACTAAAGACGTTGCGTCTCTGTCCAGGGTTCCGAAATATTTAAAAccatatttatttaaacctttaaaCCTGCAATATTTACTTAACAGCTAAATATATAGAATAGCCCACACATATACAGTAGATGAAGAAATTATAAAGTATTTAATAGCGGAAAAGTCCGTAAAAAATGCACTTTACAGCACTTCTTAGTTACTTAGTTTATTTCTAACAATACAGAAAGaaacagttattattattgttattattgcagtgaaaataatacaaacaaGTGTATTGAAATAAGTGAAAATGTGAGAAAGGTAGCTGAAGTTCTTTTGACTTTCCTAAATGATGAAACTGGGGTGGCGGGTGcagatatttgtgtgtgtgtgtcgttagtACACAAACAACGccggcgcacacacacgttctctACGCCGTCTACCTCATAGGTCACCTCcacatataaaaacaacaagcgATGGTTTTTTTCAGGTTGATTAAATTGTTTTGCAAGGTTGGAACTGTTTTCTAATTATGGCCAAACAAGCTGCCCTGCCCCCGCAGGGGAAACGGCGTCCTCCGTCAGCGACGCGTCGCACACCGCTCCCCTCCCACGCGGTGGACGTCCTCGGCTCTTCCGGGGGTTTGTCAGATAACGATGGAAGGACACGCGGTGTCGCTCCAATTCATCGAAGGAagtgacattttaatttaacgTTTTTAAATGATTTCCTTTTTGCTGTAATCATTTTTACCTTCTTTCATTTCCTTCAACCACATATTCCAGActgactgacggaagcgtggcagccaatcagcgcctacggcccctcccccaccaccaacattcactcacatccatacgaccggggtgaggctgcggtgcatgtctttatgatggtgggggaaaccggagtacccggaggaaacccacgcagacacgaggagaacatgcaaactccacacagaaaggacctggaaccaccgggacgaccgggattcgaacccagagccttctttctgtgaggcgacagtgataACCACTCAGCCACCGTGCCGCACCGTAAGACTTCAGACGTTCAGCGTTTTAGCGAGCGGCTCCGTTCCCCGGGCGGCGGCGTCTTTGTGGCGAGCACGCttgtcatttattttctgtCCCTTCTGACATTTACCAGCTCGGCCTTTCCGGTCCAACGCGCATCCTTTTGTAAATAATTGATGACGACCAGCAGCAGGCTGGGTAAGCAagagacgtacacacacacacacaccgttgctTCCTCCATCACAGGAAATAGTTTCTAATGACAATGCGCGGCGGTGTGGGAGGTCACACGCCGGGTGCTCTACCTGTTCCTCCAGAGAGAAAACTGATCTCCAGTCAGTTTGTGTCAACGCTCAGGTATAAACTGGGGGACACTAAACGAGTCAAATCAGAAACGAAgacatcaccacatcacattttctctgcGTCTCACTGGAATCTCAACGCCAGTGGGCCAGTTtacccgccccgcccccccccccacacacacaccccaaaaaaaaactcttcggatgtACACGATttacgtggatgacctattttgatttcaaaacgtcGAATATCGCCGAaaagtgacaagtttgcagttaTGCAGTCAACAAAGTGTCGGTGAGGATTCAAGCCACACACATTGTCTGAGTGTTTGTTTCACTAACGTGTTGTCGTGTTGataaagatatattttattCCCACGGCtgcaatagacacacacacacacacacacacacaaccccgtGGCTGCGAGGACCAGAAGCTGCGACCCACGGAGGAAGTCACGCGATGCGGACGGACGCCTCACTCACCCTCTTGAGCTTGGTGACGTTCTCCTCCACCGTCAGTCCGTTCAGAGCACCGGAGATGCCGAGGAAAGCTCCCAGGAAGCACGGGGCGAAGCACAACTACGACGCACAAGTACGAAGAAAGAGTCGACTTCAAAGGAAAAGGGaacaaactaagaaagagaATCTACTGAAGCGGTAACTCTAAACTCTATTGATCAGTTATGCTCCATGGGAATGAGAGTCACAATGTTGTACATCCAGAATAAAAAACACTGTAATGTTAACTCAATCAAGTTTTGTGAAACCTGTACatggtaatttaaaaaaaaaatttgaaaaggaCATTTTATTGAAGAGTCTGTAATTTGTGTAAACGATTCTTGTGACTCATCTCCCTCCTCATTAAGGAACATAAAGACTCAATGGTACATTTTAACAGTGGTGTTTCTTTTCTGGACGAGGGGTCGCCATGCTGCCCTTTCATTGGACGCTTGGGCAATGGGTTGTGGAAAGCAGTTTCGGCGtcaaccaatcgacttgtgactccgtcacttTGAGCTAATCGCTCgacaaaatccagactgtttgctgtcctcgTTCCTCattggaggaacgagctccccactgacatcaggaagtCTCTACGTCTTCccccggaaactaaaaacacatctttttcgACGATACTTTGAATAAAAAACTattagcatttcagtggcacttactcatggcattactcatggtattactatggtatttctatggtattactatggtatttctatggtattactatggtatttCTTATGGTATTTCTTATGGTATTTCTTAtgttacttttgtagtttgactttcttgaagaaatgttcctttctggattcttgttgttctgagtttgtactcttggctgatgcacttattgtaaattgctttggataaaagagtctgctaaatgacacatAATAAAATGTTTCCGAATCCTTCTCCATCTGTTACTTTTTAGGATGGAAGCATGACAGCAAAAGTGTTAAAGCAGCTATGACAGGATTGACAGCTCCTTCCCGTCAGCGCGACAAAGAGACGTCTGTTTATCATTTAACTTGTGTCCCTGTGGTCCGGCCTCAGCCTCCCTGTTAGGCACAATCAATGAGCGGAAGACATGTGCCCCCACCCCCACATTACTGTGTATGGCGTGGAGGAGGGACCACTGAGCTAATACCCACTATGTTTCTTTGCTTTCTGAAACCACTTTAGTTATTACGCAACTCCTTAAACATCGAAATTCAATAACTTTCCATCCCCCCAATTTCAAGTCAAAGTCCAGACACTGAACACTGTTACCACATTGAGAACTCAAAgggttgtttctatttcttgggagtttttcctgatccgatgtgagtttctgggacagggatgtcgtatgtgtacagattgttaagccctctgagacaaatttgtgatattgggctatacaaaataacctgaattgaattgaataactgTCACAGAAGCTCACAGACGACgtttaaaaagtttaaattacatttctattgttacaaataaataaatctatttcattTAAGGCCTTCAAACTCAAACCTCAGGGCCCCGTGTGAACAGCAACAAGTactaggagaggagaaggaggcttTTCTCACCTGGTCAACCAGCATTTTCTTCATGGCGACGCTTTTCGTTCCTCCAACCACCAGCCGGTCCAAAACTTTGTACCAGCTGCCGATCACCGGACCCTTTGatgtcaaacacacagaagaCACCAGGATTAATGGATCCCCCTCTTTAGCTCTcacgtttttttattaatacatCGTTGTTTGGGAAACACTCGACTAAACCGTCATACTAAAGAAACCTGGGTGTTTTTTTTGGCCATCGCGTCGCTCCCTGAACTTTAGTTTCCGCATGCGGACTGCAGGCTCATTGAATTTAGGCCAACTGAACGTATGTTATTCATGTGAGGAAAAAAACGATACACGATTGGGTTATGAGACAGAATCCACACGAACAAACAAAACGTCCCTCGATGCGACACAAATCCTGTGCGAGATTTGAAGAGCCACCTGAAAGGCAAACGTCTATACGGCTCCCATCTATAATGCACGAGGGCGAGGCAGCCGATTGGTCCAACATACGACGATTATGTGAACATAAATAAACGTTGCTGACGTCGTGCTGTCGTCGAAATGAACAATGCAGCCGTCACGGGACTTGAAGCGAGTGAATTCACAAACATACAAAAGGCACGAGGAACCGCAGTGCAACACGGATGAGCATGTGAGCGTCACAAAACACATCGACTAGAGTGTAAagaagtaggatgggagccagagccttcagttatcacgctcctcttttatggaaccagcttccaccttcagtccgggaggcagagacagtcacctcatttaaccctctgttacctttcgggtcaatttgaccccattcaatgtttaatgtcggtgttctttggggtcaatttgaccccaggctgtttttcactgtgtcaaacatataagaaatatcaacttttttatatatttaaagggctatttaggtagtcaacaaacaaacataaagtacctcacacttaaacttgggaaacaatatgaattctaataattttctggaggttttaaataaattgctggcgtcaaattgaccccgagggtaaaatatgttagaaaatgtgaaggtaacaggagggttcagagtagactgaagactttcctctttgatagtcttatagttagggctgaatcaggttcaccaggtcccgccccttgagatgctgctataggcttatagctgctgggggacgttttaggatgcactgagcacctctctgatccgacgtgaggccctgggacagggatgtctgtgtgtacagattgtaaagccccgcaaggaaaatttgtaatttgtgatattgggcgatacaaaataaactcaattgttaaatattatttatcttCCCATTTATAGCTTTATATAGATTGGCTTTTTAATGTTCGACAAATAACCAAATAGCCACCTTTAAAatgagatatttatatatatatttcttttttttattatgagaTGCCCCATTCACACTTCTCGGGCGTGCAGATTAAATCTGCTGCATCATTTCATTTCAGCATTCAGAACACAAATCAACTGGCTGGAAGCTGGTTTTagttattaaataaatgaaaggtgagataacatttttaaaaatcattctgTATTGCCACTGTGAGCTGGGAACTTAATTGTATTTGTCCTTGTTTAGAGAATTTGTGCACAAGAGTGTTACATCATGTATGCATGTGACAGAATAAAATTAATCAAATGATCACAAAAACTTGCCACAATTCCacgtttgtatttcttttattcaTGCGTCGTCACGTACAACGAGATTCATAGGACGCTTACCACAAAGAAGAAGCCAATGCTGATCATCTTGGCCGTGCGCGGCACGTTGTGATGAGCCAATCCTCTCCGCTCGATCAGCTGTTGGGAGATGACATCACCGACACCCACCAGAGACCCTGGAGGACAAACAGGGGACAGATGTCTGAGACGCTGGTGACCCAAGTGTTAATGGAGTTTTATATCTTTTAGATATTTTCTCTGCAGCTACAAGAGAATCGGTATCGAGgtcaaatctttttttagaacaaaaatacaaacagTCAAAAGAACTTTTTCACTTCAGTTACTGTGCAACAATTAAACAGACATAGAAAAATATGCGCTTAGATTGTTGAATATCACAAAAACAATATTACTTGCAATAAATTAACAGATGTCAAAGTGTACTCAGTTCTGCTGCTTTGAGAAAAGGCTCCAGCTGAAATACAACAAGTTGCTTGTTGAACAAATTCAATATTGAACCGAACACAAAAGGCaccaataaaaagtaaaaactatTATTTTTAAAGGGTGGTTGCATTTTAAAGTTCAGTTTTCTACCAAAACTCTTTCAGCAGActcaaagaaaaacaagaggGCATATTTCCACTGTTTAACGCAGTAAAGTGTACACCACAGTGACGataacatttctttaaagagaagaaaaagaaagaaatacttGTATTGTCATATTACATATATGACATGTagtctctgcatttaacccatcattagttattaaggagcagtgggctgcagtgatgcaacTGAGGGCTCATGGACAGTCCACTTATAtacaatggtgtgtgtgtgtgtgtgtgtgtttatgctctCAAGTTATCGGTGGCACATTTGGCAACATCTGCATCAACCGGGCAGTGGTAGTTGACAATGAGTTacaaaacatacacaacacacaacattgtGTGAAAACATGAATTAAATTCAGTACTAGTTGGTTTTGTCACGACAAATGACACTTTCACATTTCATGTGGTTATTTGACAAAACTGAAAATTGATGAGTGGAATTTAGAAGTCTCCTAAACTGCTTTAAGAATGAGATTTAATGGAGATGATTTTTTTCCTGACTCATTAAAGAGACAAAAAAGCTGCCGGCTACCAGCTGTAGTCCCCACGTACCGCCCTGAGACAGAGCCGGCCGAACGAGAGCTAACCGtttctttaaaatgtcatggGAGAACTAATAAAAGGCAGAATGGGCGACATGGTGGACAGAGACTGTCAATTGTTCATCTTTAAGAGCAGTAAACACTTTGTCACTTCGGACATCCGTCACTCAGCACCGCCAACACTTCGCTTTATgaggataaaaaaataaaaatagtttaTACTAAAACACCTCACCGACAAACAGGTTTTATTAAAGAAGTGTTATATAACAGTTCTATGATGAGGATGGACCCACAACACAGTACATTATTTTCCTCTGAGTGAGAAACAGAGGAGCATGAATTGGAAATTATGATgaaatgtacaagtacctcaaatTTGTACTCcagtacagtacttgagtaaaatTACATTACTTCTATAACAGTAACATGTAATCATTAAAAagaacctccatcacctctggTTGATGATGCGCTCCAGAGAAATGGTGAGCGTTGCCTCCATCTAGTGGTGATTAAACCACACTGCAATAAAACACTCAACGGTCCAGTTTCCAAACATGAACATTTAAACGTTTGCTCAGCTCTTTGAGACATAGTTACATTTTGGGGTAATAGCATGTTAGACTTTCATCAGATTAATAGATACACAACAGGTCCGACATGCATCCTGCACATAAACATGTTGCCCATCATGTCACTGACTTTTAGAGGAAAATAACTTCAAGAGTTGCTgtgatttttttggtaaaaaaaagaaagaaaagatcgTGGGTCAAAAGATCCCATTTCTGAGCGTGTTCCCCACAAGCTGTTTGGGAAACTACTTGAACTATAAGCTTCCCTTTGCAAGCTGTTCACCAACAATAAAAATGGTCAATAAGTTCAAGGCCCTCTCTTTGTTAACTCTGAAACTGGAGCAAAGGTCCAGCAGTTAAAATGCAAATGCCCCTGATTCTGCAATCACTTATTTTCCTGTATCTCAGATCCAAAAGGGAGAAATAACATGTCTGCACCTCTTAATTGACCAGGATAACTTAGTGTGGAATATATAATGCATACAATGTATTTGCATCTACAGTAACTACATTTAGGCTCCTCAAGTTACTTGTAGCctacttatgtatttattagggctgtcaatcgattaaaaaaaattaactaattaatcgcacattttgaaattcattaagctgtgttttcaaagaggctcctacctataaagtgccagtgaggtatttaatattgtggatgataaattgtttcttcagtgaaacatccagattcgtaaaaaaaaggaagtatattgagaccccattggtcctgtcatctttaacactgaacagcagcagaaccagtggccttggtaactgactgacattcaaatgtgtttaaattcaccttttaaaggcgtttgcatatgacacatacccccatGTGTTATCCATCAAACATtacagaacaatctcatctctacaatgaggcacaattgtcctcgcgccgtgttctctgtcttctgactgacaggctgctaaatgagcctcacctgtgaggtgggaggtccttgtgatttactgagtgttcattggttgtttttttcgcaaaatgttgacagacaaacggattgacaaatcacggtgacggtttcgtgtgacgagatctttccgcgccgcccgacacgtcgcccctctgtgtctctgtggatcGGAGGgcgagacgggaggaaggagcggaggaggaaacccgactgattcatccacgagtttaaactgatttatggtCCTTATTTTCgcagagaaataattgttttaaaaacggaaacggtgtcaaaccgtactgccgcgttttgaaattcaggggagtgaaaaaacttcaacgaacaccggaagtaaacaaagttgcgttaattgcgttaaaatattttagtgcgttaatgcggccaaattaatcgcatagattaacgcgttaacgctgacagccctagtatttataTTATCTTCTAGACCTCAGAGGAAAATATGAATTACTGACAAGGTAACAGAGAATCATTATAATCCATTTTTATGATATGTAGCATTACTTGTGGTACTAGTCTATCTGCAGCATACAAGGAGGAGTTGTTCGTACCAGCGGTCACTAACTGGACTGTCCAGGGGTATTTGGTCATCAAGACTTGGTAAGATCTCCACAGGCCTGCCATTCTCCCTcctatgaagaagaagaacaaattaaaaatcaCAAAAAGGGGATGCTGCAAAAACGTGATTTCCCCTGTAATCCGCCCACCGTAAGGCAAGCAGCTGTGACTCAAAACGAGCCGACCCCGCTAATAAACTCCGGGATATTGTCAATTACCGGCTTGACGATTCATTAAAGTAGTAAAAACTGCTCGCCAACAGACTCCACTGGATGAAAGGGCGAAAAAAAGGTCGTTTTTAATTAGGCTTTTGACCCATATGCTGTCAAATCCGAATTGAAGAGTACGTACGTAGcttcaaatatttaaattacaCCATTAAACAAGTTGTGATAGACATAAACAACAACGCAAATAACAAAGAACACTTTAAATTGTCGCATTTTCACACTCAGTTCGGCTTAATGTTAACGTCACATGTAATATTTAGCAGCAACTTTGGTGTCGCGTCTTAATTAACGTTGagggtgttacggtttaagaggcgaccgtgttaactagcgactttgaaccgaatgcgtccgttgttgtcgtcgtTAGAGGCATCTGTTGAATATAGTAAGATAACACGTAGCTGCCCTCTTAAATACCAAATCGTTtaatttgtataatatatagttaTGTTTATGAGACCAAATTAAACtaagcggcattcacgaggacagctataaCGTTACGTGTTCTCTATCCTATTTTTGGAACAGCAGTTGTACCCACGACAATGGACGCGTTCggctgaaaagtcgccagttaacacggtcgcctgttaaaccgttACACCTGCGTCAGGTTGCTACCTAGCTTAGTCTGCAACAACTTTTCAATAAATGAACTTTGCCATGTTATTAGTAGTGTCGTTAAATGTCGTGAAAGAACATGCCGGTTAAACAAACTGACCTGCGACTGCTCACAATCACAACTATCACCGCACGTAACAACCTCAACGTGAGTTAATACTCAGTCACGACATTACAGTAAACGTAGTTGTCAAAGGTGCACGTGAGCCCGGCTCCGCAGCGTGAGCTGCTGGTGATGTGTTCACGTGTCTTCATCAGCTCCGACTTTTGAGCTTTACTGTTAAAGGTGACACAAGTCATGCACATTCACTTAGTTGTACATTATATCAGGGATTTAAATTGGGAGGCTCTCCAATAATTTGTGTTGAGGCTGAATTTAAATAACTTTctgccaatttttttaaataatcaataaaaaacGTATTGAAAATATCTCTgctagaatttaaaaaaaatagttatatattgtcataataataatatatgagaTTTAGATGAAAGCATATTCCTTTACAAGCTCATAATAAGCACAACACATTTGCAGATAGTTTAGAATGGTCTTAAATTGACAATATAGAATAAAAACGTAACGGTAGTTATATTGCCACTTCATTAAGCTTCAATGTGAAAATATACTCTAGTTGTGTTCCTTTTAGCTCTGCCCTTGCTCCTAAATGTGTAGCATACAGTGTCAACACTATTATTTCCTATAATCCAAGAAGGCAGCATttaggctgcagtgtgtgtcaCATCCGctgtaaacaaaaatatattgaaatatGCTGCCCTCTTGTGGTAAACCCCGGTACAGGacacgcataaataaatacatagttGTTTTAAATTCACATTCATACATATTATTCTGTACAAAAATGATTGGAAATATTCTCCACATAGATCAcaactaaaaatatatatataaatcctgCAGCTTGTTACATATTCATGaagctttatttaaaagtgGAATGAACGTCAAAAGGAGTTGAATCCTGATGGCCCGTTTCACGGCTGCAGCAGGCCTGGTGAGGACGTTGACGGGTCCAACAGCTCGGCAGCGGGCGGATTCTGAGATGGGTGGATGGGGGGGACGGGCTGTGAGGTAAGTCTctcaaatatgaatatattaataCTTAACAGGAGACTTTTCCCAAGATGGCGTTGACATACCTGGTCAATTTGGACTCGCTCGCTTGTGGTCTCGGGCTCAGGATCAACGGGTCTGTCGATACTCGCTGGACTCACAGACGGACTCACACGGAGGGAGACGCCCGAGGACTCATCGGAGCCGGGGCCTTGGGTTGTTGGCTCCTCACCAGACATGAACCACTTGCATGAGGGCTCTGGGTGGTGGGTCGACCAAGGCCTCTTCTTGCCCCGTGGAGCGGGGGAGGCTGCAGCAGTGAGCAGCTGCTGATACCTGTAGAGAACAAGgaaaattgtgtttttgttttgttttaacgtGGGCCTAGTTTATGCAATTCTTCTTGGATTACATTTTCCCACAAGTACCGGGCATGTTGTCATCGTATTAGGTCATTTTTCTCTGATCAAACCTTATTATAAGTATCTTTGTGTAGCGATACAAAGATCTTCATCATATGAACTTTAAAAGACAAAACCTCTGCTGACGCTCTTGAGGGCTAAGTGACTCCTGTGATGAGTCGGCGTTACTAAGTTACTAAATTCTGTGTTAATTTAGAAACTCACCACATGCTGTAAACTTAAACAAAGTTGACGTTTGGGTACACTTGGCAGATTCTGGCCACCAGGATGGCCCATGACACACCTCCCAAGAAGCCCAGCTTGTTGGAGTAAATGTTTCGACCTGAAGACAAATACGAGAGTGAGAAAGAACGACCCGGTGCACAATATGACCAAACGTTAACAACAGCCTGCtctaaatgtattaaatgttgtatttgcgTCTTTTATTCAGCATTATAGCGGCTTCTTACTACTGTTGCTGACATTTCAATTGTCGctaataaaacatgtataataGGGGGAAAGGAATAGTATCATAAAAACCGACTAGCAAGCTGAACcagtcgagtgtgtgtgtaactcatGTTTGACCCACAGCTTGATGGCTCTCAAAGCCAGTCTGAAGTTGTGGATGCTCGGCACGGACCTCAGGATCGCTGCGGTGACTCCGTAGCCTACAAACGTCACAATgaggaaactagaacgggcactcgctagagcgcataccttcgcatatcacaagattgggcattgaattatgaacattttggcattagttgcatgccaattggatataaattgaccgcgctatggtaaaaagaaaatgttgaccttttcatgaccttgacctttgacccgatggaAACAGATCTGACGGGAACGCTGCACAGTAAGGCGTTCACTTTCTTTTCCTCTTACCTCAATTCCATCATATGACATTTTGATGAAGGGGACCAATGCCTGTTGAATGGCCTAAAGACAACAATATTATCAGTCACATGGAATGTGGaattaaataatcaataaataaacagcAATAGCGATACATCAGATTATGAACGAATCCATATGTGTTGGATCTCTTTCTGAGCTTCTCAAAGAAAGAGGTGAAGAAGTCTTTTCTCTGGACGAATCCGGTGCCAACGCAAAGGGCGTCGATATCAGTGCCTGTAATAACAACACGGACTCAAATGAGGGAATCTAAAATGCTCCGAGCCGCCATGTTCCCTGTGTACAACTTCACATGCTCTCACAGTTGAGGAAAGAAACTGGTGACTTTACCTTCCGAATGGTAAAAACTTGACTAACTTGTTCTGTCACATAATAAAGTAATTTCTAAAACAAcgcaaaaaattaaaattataaaAGGTATCATTAATGCAAAAACATGTGTCCGGTCATATGTGAAATTCCTTGCTCAACAACAATACAGAAAAATATAGATGGTCTTACCAGATCTTCACATATGTCTATGACTCAAAGCAAAACAATACAGATGCATCCAAACAATTAGACTTTTATTTCCAAGCAGCTGATTAGAAAGTGGACTTGGAAAGTCTATATAATTTGTTGTATTCAGtttgtagtggcactccgtctagttctggttcttctgtaccacacttttgagatcagtctttaaagctattaattgacacgcgagtgacaagtagtttcatacaaaattatgtttacttaaaaaaaacgtatagtacatggtcacacggtcaaaaaactatgtcgcttccaacaactctgaactcaaacacgactgacagtccaacacacagctgttatactgacgtgacgtcatctgattggaagcttacattcagacaaattattaagctttcaaatacaatactaaattatatatgttaaactaaacattctttcaaatcataatgaaaaggattcaaattcagttacctttttaaatcttttaaaactaaattattctaacaaatgaaatcatgcatttggctcttacattaCCCGGCCCCTGGTTAGACGGGAGGACTAAGCAATTATACTTAAACATTATAACAACAAACAAGAGCCACAATACTTCAACTGTCCATAACTATTAAACTAGTATCTTCTCTCTtcacatattcaattcaattcaattcagtttatttgtatagcccaatttcacaaattacaaatttgtctcagagtgctttacaatctgtacacatagacatccctgccccaaaacctcacatcggaccaggaaaaact is part of the Pseudoliparis swirei isolate HS2019 ecotype Mariana Trench chromosome 12, NWPU_hadal_v1, whole genome shotgun sequence genome and harbors:
- the mpv17 gene encoding protein Mpv17 isoform X2; protein product: MAGLWRSYQVLMTKYPWTVQLVTAGSLVGVGDVISQQLIERRGLAHHNVPRTAKMISIGFFFVGPVIGSWYKVLDRLVVGGTKSVAMKKMLVDQLCFAPCFLGAFLGISGALNGLTVEENVTKLKRDYTDALISNYYLWPAVQIANFYFIPLQYRLAAVQLVAVSWNSYLTWKANKMKGRATCLCVS
- the mpv17 gene encoding protein Mpv17 isoform X1, with the translated sequence MNRQAGGRMAGLWRSYQVLMTKYPWTVQLVTAGSLVGVGDVISQQLIERRGLAHHNVPRTAKMISIGFFFVGPVIGSWYKVLDRLVVGGTKSVAMKKMLVDQLCFAPCFLGAFLGISGALNGLTVEENVTKLKRDYTDALISNYYLWPAVQIANFYFIPLQYRLAAVQLVAVSWNSYLTWKANKMKGRATCLCVS
- the mpv17 gene encoding protein Mpv17 isoform X3, which codes for MNRQAGGRMAGLWRSYQVLMTKYPWTVQLVTAGSLVGVGDVISQQLIERRGLAHHNVPRTAKMISIGFFFVGPVIGSWYKVLDRLVVGGTKSVAMKKMLVDQLCFAPCFLGAFLGISGALNGLTVEENVTKLKRDYTDALISNYYLWPAVQIANFYFIPLQYRLAAVQLVAVSWNSYLTWKANKM